The sequence TCAAATACCCAAATACTTGTGCTGCAGATCCGGCTCGGCCATCAGCTCGCTGGACGTGCCGCTCCACACCGTCTTGCCGCGCTCGATGATGTAGTGGCGGTCGCAGATGCGGGCGAGATGGTCGACGTTCTTGTCGACGACCAGGATCGACTGTCCACGGCTCTTGAGCAGCGACAGGCAGTTCCAGATCTCCTCGCGGATCAGCGGCGCGAGGCCTTCGGTCGCCTCATCCAGGATCAGCAGCTTCGGATTGGTCATCAGTGCGCGGCCGATCGCGAGCATCTGCTGCTCGCCGCCGGAGAGCTGGTTGCCCATGTTGGCGGCGCGCTCGGCGAGCCGCGGAAACAGGGAATAGATCGCGGCCAGCGTCCATGGATTGGGGCTGCCGAAACGGTCAGCGGCGGCGGCGACAAGATTTTCACGTACGGTGAGGTTCGGGAAGATCTGGCGACCCTCGGGGACCAGGCCGACGCCGAGTTTTGCAATTCGGTAGGAGGGAAGCTGCCGCACCTCGGCGCCCGCGAAACGGATCGCGCCTGATCGCGCCGGGGTCAGGCCCATGATGGAGCGGATGGTCGTGGTCTTGCCCATGCCGTTGCGGCCCATCAGTGAGACCATCTCGCCCGGGCTGATCGACAGCGACAGGCCGAACAGCACCTGGGAAAGGCCGTAGCAGGTCTCGATGCCGTCGACCTCGAGCAGCGTGTCAGCCATGGTGCGTCACCACATGCTGGTCGCCGAGATAGGCGCGCTTCACCTCTTCATTGGCGCGGATCGCGGCCGGATCGCCGGAGGCGATGACGCGGCCGTAGACCAGCACCGAGATGCGGTCGGCCAGCGCGAACACCGCGGGCATGTCGTGCTCGACCAGCACGATCGAGACCTCTTTGCGCAGCTCCTGAAGCAGTTTCACCATGCGCTGCGATTCGGTCACACCAAGGCCGGCCATGGGCTCGTCGAGCAGCAGCAGCTTCGGTTTGCTCGCGAGCGCGACCGCAAGCTCGAGCTCGCGCCGCTCGCCATGGCTGAGCCGGTTCACCACGACATCGGCACGATGGCCGAGGCCGACGCGATCGAGCGCGGCGTGCGCGGCATCGCGGAGACCCTTCTCCTTGCGCGCATTGGCGAAGAAGCGGAACGAGGTGCCGGCATGCGCCTGCGCGGCGAGCGCGACATTGTCGGCGGCGGTGAAGTCGAGCAGCAGCGAGGTGATCTGGAACGAGCGCGCGAGCCCCAGCGCGCAGCGGCGATAGGCCGGCAAATAGGTGATGTCGCGCCCCGCCAGCGAGACGCTGCCGGAATGCGGCTCGAGATGCCCGGTGAGCTGGCTGATCAGCGTAGTCTTGCCGGCGCCGTTCGGGCCGATGATGGCATGCAGTTCGCCGGCCGCGACGTCGAGCGAGACGTTGTCGGTCGCGACGATGCCGCCGAAGCGGCGCACCAGCTTTTCGACGCGGAGCAAGGGTTCAGCCACGGCCAGCCCTCCCGAGCATGCCCATGATGCCGCCACGGCCGAACAGCACGATCAGCAGCAGCAGCGGGCCCATGATCAGCGCCCAATATTCGGTGATCTGCGACAGGAACTCTTCCAGCAGCAGGAACACCACCGCGCCCATGATCGGGCCGAACAGCGTGCCCATGCCGCCCAGGATCACCATCACCATGAGATCGCCGGAACGCGTCCAGTACATCACGGCCGGGCTGACGAAATCGGTGTTGTTGGCGAGCAGCGCGCCGGCGAGGCCGCACATCGTGCCTGATATGACGAAGCAGACCAGCTGGTAGCGTTTTGCGGGAAAGCCGATCGCCTGCATGCGCTGCTCGTTGGAGCGCAGGCCCTGCACGACGAGGCCGAAGCGCGAATTGACGATGCGCCAGATCAGGAAGATCACGCCAAAGAGGCAGGCGAGGCAGAGATAATAGAACTGCGTGCGATCCGACAGGTTGATCAGCCCGGAGAAATCGCTGCGCTTGTAGACGGTGAGGCCGTCATCGCCGCCATAGCGCGCCAGACCCGAGGCGACGTAGTAGGCCATTTGCGCGAAGGCCAGCGTGATCATGATGAAATAGACGCCGCGGGTGCGCAAGGAGAGCGCGCCGATTACGAGCGCGTAGATCGCGGACGCCGCGAGCGCGACCGGGAACTGGATGAAGCCGGAACCGACGCCTTCCTGCGCCAGCATGCCGACGGCGTAGCCGCCGATGCCGAGATAGGCAGCGTGACCAAAGCTCATCATGCCGCCAAAGCCCATGATGAGGTTGAGGCTCGCCGCCGCCAGCGCCAGAATGACGATGCGGGTGAACAGCGTCAGGATGAAGACGTTGCCGGACAACGACGAATAGAGCGGCAGCAGCACGAGGCCCGCCAGCATCAGGGCCGTGACGGCCTTGCTCACGCTCAAGCTCTTCATCGACGGTTGGCCGGAAACAGCCCCTCCGGCCGCACCACCAGCACGATCGCCATCAGGAGATAGATCAGCATGGAGGACAGCGCGGGCGCGGCGGTGGAGGCAGCGGCGCCGCTCAGCACCTGCCGCAGCAGGTTCGGCAGGAAGGCGCGGCCGAGCGTGTCGATCATGCCGACGAAGATCGCGGCCAGGAACGCGCCGCGGATCGAGCCGATGCCGCCGATCACGATGATGACGAAGGCGAGGATCAGGATGTTCTCGCCCATGCCGATCTGCACGGTGAGGATCGGCGCCTGCATCAGGCCGGCAAGGCCGGCGAGCGCGGCCCCCAAGCCGAACACCAGCGTGTAGAGCAGCTTGATGTTGATGCCGAGCGCGCCGATCATCTCGCGGTTGGAGGCGCCGGCGCGGATCAGCATGCCGATGCGGGTGCGCATCACGCCGAGATAGAGCAAGAGCGCGACCAGCAGCGCAACGGCGATGATGGCAAGCCGATAGGCGGGATAGTGAATGCCGGGCAGGATCGGCACCGGCACGGTGAGCCAGGCCGGCAGCGGCAGCGCAAGGCCCGCCGGGCCCCAGATCAGCCGCACGGCTTCATTGAAGAACAGGATCAGACCGAAGGTCGCCAGCACGTGGTCGAGATGGTCTCGCCCGTAGAGATGCCGCAGCGCCGTCACCTCGAGCACGATGCCGAGCACGAGGGTGGCACCGAGAGCCATCAGTGCACCCAGCAGGAAGCTGCCGGTCCACGCCGCGAAGGTCGCGGCGAAATAGGCGCCCATCATGTAGAGCGAGCCGTGCGCGAGGTTGACGAGATCCATGATCCCGAACACCAGCGTCAGGCCGGCGGCGAGCAGGAACAGCAGCAGGCCGAACTGCAGTCCGTTCAAAAACTGTTCGACGACGAGCAGCATCAAAACTCTTTCAGGCGCATACGGACGCGCGCCGATGTTCGAACACAGTCGCCATCAGTGAAAGAGCTCCCCCTGCCTCATCAAGGCGGAAAAATGGGTAATGGCAGTATCGTTCCGAGGCAAGAGCGATTCGCCACCAAACATGCACTTTGTTGCATCCCGGCACATGAGGCCGAGGGCGCGCCTCGCAATGCAAAAAGGCTGCCGCGCAGGATGGGGCAACCTGCCGCACCCAAATGACATCACCCTCCCCCCGACCGGGGAGAGGGTGCGAGCATCGTTGAATGAAGCAAGGATGCGTCTAGTGCGACGTCATCTGCTGAGGAAAATCCTCCGGCTCGGCGAGCACGCTGTTGACGGTCGAAGCCTCCAGCGCCGCCATCCTGAACAGATAGGCGAGCGTCGTCAGTCCGGAGTCTTCCGCCATCTGCGCCAGCTCGAGCGCCATGTCGGACATGTAGCCGAGGTTCTCATCCTGGGTTTGCGCCATGATCTGGCTGTCCCGCATCATGTTCGACATCTCAGGCGCTCTTTCGTTGCGCGGCAGCAAGACCGCAGAGGTTGGCACGGGCGACGGCGTCCAGACGCGGGCCGTCCTGCTGCACGACGGAAGCCATGCCGATGCGATCATGCAGGGCATCGAGCGTCTGCCGACGAATGTCGATGGTGGCCGCCATGGTCCACGCATTCTCCACCAGGGCCGGCAGGCCGAGCGGCGTCACGACGAAGCCGGCTTCGTGGAAGCGCGGCAACCACCAGGTTTCCATGATCGCGCTGACCTGCGCGATTCCCTGATTGAGGCAGAACTCCTGCACCGCCGCCATCAGTTGCAGGTTGAGCGCGCCGTCGCGGCGGTCGCGGACGACGAAGTAGCGAGACCACTCCCAGATCAAGGGATCTGCGGGACAACCGCGCACCGCGGCCAGATGAGGGAAGACCTCGCTCATCATCGAAGGCTTGGTCGTCGGGTAGAGCCGGTGGCCGCCGACGACGCGCCGGCCCTCCAGCGCAAGCAGATAGACGGTATCTTCGTCGTCATAGGAATCGATCTCGCGGCCATCGGGCCGGCGCAGTGTCTCCCAGCGCCGCTCCTCGACGAAGATGTCGTGGCGCAGCCTGAAATGTTGTTCGAGCACGTCCTCGTAAAGGTGGCGATTGACTGCGGAAATTGCGTGAATCATGAAAACCCCCATTCAGCCTCAATGGGGGAAAGAATCTGCCAAAAGACGCAGGTTCGATATTGGGAAATTTCCCAGTACGTCGCTTACGGATTGATGATTTTGCCGCGAATCGCCAGCGCCACTGCATGCGTGCGGTTGACCGCGCCGAGCTTGCGCGCGGCGGTTGCAAGATGCTCCTCGGCCGTGCGCTGCGTGATGTGCAGGATCTCGCCGATCTCCCAGGCCGACTTGCCCTGCGAGGCCCACGAGATCACCTCGCGCTCGCGCGGAGTGAGCCGCGTCGAGGGATATGGCGCGGGCTCGAGCAGACGGCGGATGTGGTCGAAGCCATACATC is a genomic window of Bradyrhizobium sp. CB1717 containing:
- a CDS encoding ABC transporter ATP-binding protein, whose amino-acid sequence is MADTLLEVDGIETCYGLSQVLFGLSLSISPGEMVSLMGRNGMGKTTTIRSIMGLTPARSGAIRFAGAEVRQLPSYRIAKLGVGLVPEGRQIFPNLTVRENLVAAAADRFGSPNPWTLAAIYSLFPRLAERAANMGNQLSGGEQQMLAIGRALMTNPKLLILDEATEGLAPLIREEIWNCLSLLKSRGQSILVVDKNVDHLARICDRHYIIERGKTVWSGTSSELMAEPDLQHKYLGI
- a CDS encoding acyl-homoserine-lactone synthase translates to MIHAISAVNRHLYEDVLEQHFRLRHDIFVEERRWETLRRPDGREIDSYDDEDTVYLLALEGRRVVGGHRLYPTTKPSMMSEVFPHLAAVRGCPADPLIWEWSRYFVVRDRRDGALNLQLMAAVQEFCLNQGIAQVSAIMETWWLPRFHEAGFVVTPLGLPALVENAWTMAATIDIRRQTLDALHDRIGMASVVQQDGPRLDAVARANLCGLAAAQRKSA
- a CDS encoding ABC transporter ATP-binding protein, producing the protein MAEPLLRVEKLVRRFGGIVATDNVSLDVAAGELHAIIGPNGAGKTTLISQLTGHLEPHSGSVSLAGRDITYLPAYRRCALGLARSFQITSLLLDFTAADNVALAAQAHAGTSFRFFANARKEKGLRDAAHAALDRVGLGHRADVVVNRLSHGERRELELAVALASKPKLLLLDEPMAGLGVTESQRMVKLLQELRKEVSIVLVEHDMPAVFALADRISVLVYGRVIASGDPAAIRANEEVKRAYLGDQHVVTHHG
- a CDS encoding branched-chain amino acid ABC transporter permease, producing the protein MKSLSVSKAVTALMLAGLVLLPLYSSLSGNVFILTLFTRIVILALAAASLNLIMGFGGMMSFGHAAYLGIGGYAVGMLAQEGVGSGFIQFPVALAASAIYALVIGALSLRTRGVYFIMITLAFAQMAYYVASGLARYGGDDGLTVYKRSDFSGLINLSDRTQFYYLCLACLFGVIFLIWRIVNSRFGLVVQGLRSNEQRMQAIGFPAKRYQLVCFVISGTMCGLAGALLANNTDFVSPAVMYWTRSGDLMVMVILGGMGTLFGPIMGAVVFLLLEEFLSQITEYWALIMGPLLLLIVLFGRGGIMGMLGRAGRG
- a CDS encoding branched-chain amino acid ABC transporter permease; this translates as MLLVVEQFLNGLQFGLLLFLLAAGLTLVFGIMDLVNLAHGSLYMMGAYFAATFAAWTGSFLLGALMALGATLVLGIVLEVTALRHLYGRDHLDHVLATFGLILFFNEAVRLIWGPAGLALPLPAWLTVPVPILPGIHYPAYRLAIIAVALLVALLLYLGVMRTRIGMLIRAGASNREMIGALGINIKLLYTLVFGLGAALAGLAGLMQAPILTVQIGMGENILILAFVIIVIGGIGSIRGAFLAAIFVGMIDTLGRAFLPNLLRQVLSGAAASTAAPALSSMLIYLLMAIVLVVRPEGLFPANRR